A window of Nomascus leucogenys isolate Asia chromosome X, Asia_NLE_v1, whole genome shotgun sequence contains these coding sequences:
- the AWAT2 gene encoding acyl-CoA wax alcohol acyltransferase 2, with translation MLLPSKKDLKTALDVFAVFQWALSALLITTTVIVVNLYLVVFTPYWPVTVLILTWLAFDWKTPQRGGRRFTCVRHWRLWKHYSDYFPLKLLKTHDISPSRNYILVCHPHGLLAHGWFGHFSTEASGFSKIFPGITPYVLTLGAFFWMPFLREYVMSTGACSVSQSSIDFLLTHKGTGNMVIVVAGGLAECRYSLPGSSTLVLKNRSGFVRMALQHGVALIPAYAFGETDLYDQHIFTPGGFVNRFQKWFQSVVHIYPCAFYGRGFTKNSWGLLPYSRPVTTIVGEPLPMPKIENPSQEIVAKYHTLYIDALRKLFDQHKTKFGISETQELEII, from the exons ATGCTCTTGCCCTCTAAGAAGGACCTCAAGACTGCCCTGGACGTCTTTGCTGTTTTCCAGTGGGCCCTCAGTGCCTTGCTTATCA CAACCACTGTGATTGTTGTCAACCTCTACCTGGTGGTGTTCACGCCATACTGGCCTGTCACTGTGCTTATTCTCACCTGGCTGGCTTTCGACTGGAAGACCCCTCAGCGAG GCGGCCGCCGGTTTACCTGTGTGAGGCACTGGCGCCTGTGGAAACACTACAGCGATTATTTCCCTCTCAAG CTTCTGAAGACTCATGACATCTCCCCCAGCCGCAACTACATCCTCGTCTGCCACCCTCATGGGCTCTTGGCCCATGGATGGTTTGGCCACTTTTCCACAGAGGCCTCAGGCTTCTCCAAGATATTTCCTGGCATCACCCCTTACGTACTCACACTGGGAGCCTTTTTCTGGATGCCTTTCCTCAGAGAATATGTGATGTCTACAG GGGCCTGCTCTGTGAGTCAATCCTCCATTGACTTTCTGCTGACTCATAAAGGCACAGGCAACATGGTCATCGTGGTGGCTGGTGGACTGGCTGAGTGCAGATACAGCCTGCCAGGCTCTTCTACCCTGGTGTTGAAGAACCGGTCTGGCTTTGTGCGCATGGCCCTTCAGCATGG AGTGGCTCTAATACCTGCCTATGCCTTTGGGGAGACGGACCTCTATGATCAGCACATTTTCACTCCTGGTGGCTTTGTCAACCGCTTCCAGAAGTGGTTCCAGAGCGTGGTACACATCTACCCTTGTGCTTTCTACGGACGTGGCTTCACCAAGAACTCCTGGGGCCTTCTGCCCTATAGTCGGCCTGTAACCACCATCG TTGGGGAGCCTCTACCAATGCCCAAGATTGAGAATCCAAGCCAGGAGATCGTGGCTAAATATCACACACTCTATATTGATGCCCTACGCAAACTGTTTGACCAGCATAAGACCAAGTTTGGTATCTCAGagacccaggagctggagataaTCTGA
- the OTUD6A gene encoding OTU domain-containing protein 6A, whose protein sequence is MDDPKSEQQRILRRHQREKKELQAQIQVLKNSVPKTDKTKRKQLLQDVARMEAEMAQKHRQELEKFQDDSSLESVVEDLAKINLENRPPRPSRAHRKRERMESQERERQESIFQAEMSEHLAGFKREEEEKLAAILGARGLEMKAIPTDGHCMYRAIQDQLEFSVSVETLRCRTAGYMKQHVDEFLPFFSNPETGDSFGYDDFMIYCDNIVRTAAWGGQLELRALSHVLKTPIEVIQADSPTLVIGEEYVKKPIILVYLYHANSLGEHYNSVTPLEAGATGGALPHLR, encoded by the coding sequence ATGGATGATCCGAAGAGTGAACAGCAGCGCATACTGCGCCGCCACCAACGCGAGAAGAAGGAGCTGCAGGCCCAGATCCAGGTCTTAAAAAACTCGGTCCCCAAGACCGACAAGACGAAAAGAAAGCAGTTGCTCCAAGATGTGGCCCGCATGGAGGCCGAGATGGCTCAGAAGCACCGGCAGGAGCTGGAGAAGTTCCAGGACGACAGTAGCCTTGAATCTGTCGTCGAAGACCTGGCCAAGATAAATCTGGAAAACCGGCCTCCCCGCCCCTCCAGAGCCCACAGAAAGCGAGAAAGAATGGAGTCCCAGGAGAGGGAGCGCCAGGAGAGCATCTTCCAGGCCGAGATGTCGGAGCACCTGGCCGGCTTCAAGCGCGAGGAGGAAGAGAAGCTCGCCGCCATACTGGGAGCCAGGGGTCTGGAGATGAAAGCGATCCCGACCGACGGCCACTGCATGTACCGCGCCATCCAAGACCAGCTGGAGTTCAGCGTGTCTGTGGAGACGCTGCGCTGCCGCACCGCCGGCTACATGAAGCAGCACGTCGACGAGTTCCTGCCCTTCTTCAGCAACCCCGAGACCGGCGACTCCTTCGGCTACGACGACTTCATGATCTACTGCGACAACATCGTGCGCACCGCGGCATGGGGAGGCCAGCTGGAGCTGAGGGCCCTGTCGCACGTCCTGAAGACCCCCATCGAGGTGATCCAGGCCGACTCGCCCACCTTGGTCATCGGGGAGGAGTACGTCAAGAAGCCGATCATCCTGGTCTACCTGTACCACGCCAACAGCCTCGGCGAGCACTATAACTCCGTGACACCGCTCGAAGCCGGCGCCACCGGGGGCGCGCTCCCGCATCTCCGCTAG